A single window of uncultured Methanospirillum sp. DNA harbors:
- a CDS encoding nucleotide-binding protein produces the protein MQIRSFPVKPSLLHLGVFGFFAIFLLWYILVTHEFVTLIWAVPTLIFLLIIPMLLNYMSQKEYEGLVPVYETEAKTVKIREISEKMTSKPVRFQAVVDEVRFRSLNRPHFVVSDRTGTTTVKMFTTPREDVRAGDLVEVLGQVIHRYIVTGDPVVNGVSIRVLAPKGSTKEKKV, from the coding sequence ATGCAAATTCGTTCATTTCCTGTAAAACCGTCACTGCTTCATCTTGGTGTCTTCGGCTTCTTCGCTATCTTTCTCCTCTGGTACATTCTTGTTACCCATGAGTTCGTAACGTTGATCTGGGCGGTTCCAACGCTTATCTTCCTGCTTATCATCCCGATGCTGCTCAATTACATGAGCCAGAAGGAGTATGAGGGGCTTGTGCCGGTGTATGAGACCGAGGCAAAGACCGTTAAGATACGGGAGATCAGTGAAAAGATGACTTCCAAGCCGGTAAGGTTTCAGGCTGTTGTCGATGAAGTACGCTTCAGATCTCTGAACAGACCGCACTTCGTTGTGAGCGATCGGACTGGAACCACAACCGTGAAGATGTTTACAACTCCCCGTGAAGATGTCAGGGCAGGCGATCTCGTCGAGGTGCTCGGACAGGTGATACACCGGTATATCGTAACTGGTGATCCGGTGGTCAACGGAGTTTCGATACGGGTGCTGGCACCAAAAGGCAGTACAAAAGAGAAAAAAGTGTGA
- a CDS encoding PAS domain S-box protein has product MTSRNNTIFEDILSAFTHGKKYLSISEVAQLCGHHRHTVARYLDSLVLSGRLEMREHGQKKKYYIADVKPESSLLNFSSHILIILNTDLTIRWVNDTFLRLFNSTSESVIGLSIESLQLERIFGSVFPHEVRVVSAGETRSFESSIEQEEKIRTYLFTISSVSFFQERPALVINGEDITEKHTLLEAIRINESNLRLITESVRDIIIRWDVAGIISYVSPACGILTGFVSQEIVGRNISEFIHPNDYAALKKELRDVSGFVHKPPASFRFRNLSGEWIWFETTTTPLLSESGDIVDYISVWRDITERLEAETRLSLSEEKYRRLFQSAMDAIILMELKPDLSGVVSLEMNNNACSMIQYTQSEFSSLQITDLVREEDFLQVEEIIRTFIGSSQAFFEIDLLRRDGSVLPVEVNAHLFSLQDKPVALAIARDITERRRIEAEIQEALLRLEYILEFLPDPVFVLDTNGVVTGWNREIEDLTGVPKHEIIGKAGYAHTEALYDENVPILPDYILTRNPAILERYRNPVISGDTIMVDIQTRNPVTRVLMWFWIKAAPLYDIHGNVIGVIETLRDITARKLMELEIQRQNEIFEAISQAGSNILQSTTFQDCVSKTIRLIGEAADVSGICLFENKAHVNPMTSIPFSGSWFSDPYSYEFSRFYRGYESSDASSYPVIRDLVAEGKTAFRLVKNLPEEEQVVFESAGIASVLLVPVIIDGEIRGCVGFLESKFERVWSKKEIYAMEIASSLIGSTIVRFQSREALARSERQFRTLAQNIPGIVFRISLSDSDVEFYNDHFETLTGYSSKELASGQISSLIPLILAEDKEQVIQTKMNAIISGEPYDLQYRIIDKQGRVRMMSERGRPVSDESGRVVSIDGIIQDITDQQDQG; this is encoded by the coding sequence GAGATGAGGGAACACGGGCAGAAGAAGAAGTACTACATCGCTGATGTAAAACCAGAGTCATCGTTGCTCAACTTCTCTTCTCATATCCTGATCATTCTCAATACCGATCTGACGATCAGATGGGTGAATGATACCTTTCTCCGCCTTTTTAATTCAACATCAGAGTCAGTAATAGGACTCAGCATCGAGTCGCTCCAGCTGGAACGGATCTTTGGTTCTGTCTTCCCGCACGAGGTCAGGGTCGTGAGTGCAGGAGAGACCAGGTCCTTTGAGAGCAGTATCGAACAGGAAGAGAAGATCAGAACGTATCTCTTCACCATCTCCTCGGTCTCATTCTTCCAGGAACGGCCTGCCCTGGTCATCAACGGCGAGGATATCACCGAAAAGCACACGCTTCTTGAGGCTATCAGGATAAATGAGTCAAATCTGCGGCTCATCACCGAGAGCGTCCGTGATATAATCATCAGGTGGGATGTGGCAGGCATCATCTCGTACGTCTCACCGGCATGTGGTATCCTCACCGGTTTTGTTTCACAGGAGATCGTGGGCAGGAACATCTCTGAATTCATCCATCCGAATGACTACGCAGCATTAAAGAAAGAACTCCGGGATGTCTCCGGATTTGTACACAAACCCCCTGCCTCGTTCAGGTTCAGAAACTTAAGCGGTGAGTGGATCTGGTTTGAGACAACCACCACCCCGCTCCTCTCCGAAAGCGGGGATATTGTGGATTATATCTCGGTATGGCGTGATATCACCGAGCGTCTTGAGGCAGAGACCCGGCTTTCCCTGAGCGAAGAGAAGTATCGACGGCTCTTTCAGAGTGCCATGGATGCTATCATCCTCATGGAACTGAAACCCGACCTTTCAGGGGTTGTATCGCTTGAGATGAACAACAATGCCTGCTCGATGATCCAGTACACGCAGAGCGAGTTCTCGTCTCTTCAGATCACCGATCTCGTCAGGGAAGAGGACTTTCTCCAGGTCGAGGAGATCATCAGGACCTTTATTGGAAGCAGCCAGGCATTCTTTGAGATAGATCTGCTTCGCCGCGATGGTTCAGTCCTGCCGGTTGAGGTGAATGCTCACCTCTTCTCGCTCCAGGACAAACCGGTTGCCCTTGCAATTGCGAGGGACATCACAGAAAGGAGGAGGATCGAGGCAGAGATCCAGGAAGCCCTGCTCAGACTCGAGTACATCCTTGAGTTCCTTCCTGATCCGGTCTTTGTGCTTGATACAAACGGGGTCGTTACCGGGTGGAACCGGGAGATAGAGGATCTGACCGGCGTTCCAAAGCATGAGATCATCGGAAAAGCAGGGTATGCCCATACGGAAGCCTTGTATGATGAGAATGTTCCAATTCTCCCAGATTACATTTTAACCCGCAACCCTGCAATTCTTGAGCGGTACAGGAATCCGGTGATCAGTGGTGACACCATCATGGTCGATATCCAGACCCGCAATCCGGTAACAAGGGTACTGATGTGGTTCTGGATCAAGGCTGCTCCTCTCTATGATATCCACGGGAACGTCATCGGTGTCATCGAGACTCTGCGTGATATCACCGCCAGAAAACTGATGGAACTGGAGATTCAGCGCCAGAATGAGATATTCGAAGCGATAAGTCAGGCTGGATCCAACATCCTGCAGTCAACCACCTTCCAGGACTGTGTCTCAAAGACCATCAGACTTATCGGGGAGGCGGCAGATGTGAGCGGGATATGTCTGTTTGAGAACAAGGCTCACGTAAACCCGATGACATCAATTCCGTTCAGTGGGTCATGGTTCTCTGATCCCTACTCGTATGAGTTCTCCCGGTTTTACCGGGGGTACGAGAGCAGTGATGCTTCATCGTACCCGGTGATACGGGATCTTGTTGCTGAAGGAAAGACCGCGTTTCGCCTCGTGAAAAACCTGCCAGAAGAGGAACAGGTCGTCTTTGAATCAGCAGGGATAGCATCGGTTCTGCTTGTGCCAGTCATCATCGACGGAGAGATCCGTGGCTGCGTCGGGTTTCTTGAGAGCAAGTTTGAGCGGGTCTGGAGCAAGAAGGAGATCTACGCGATGGAGATCGCTTCCTCGCTCATCGGCAGCACAATCGTGCGGTTCCAGTCACGTGAGGCACTAGCCAGGAGTGAACGGCAGTTCAGAACCCTGGCACAGAATATTCCGGGAATCGTCTTCAGGATCTCGCTCTCTGACTCTGATGTCGAGTTCTATAATGATCACTTCGAGACCCTTACCGGTTATTCTTCCAAAGAACTTGCCAGTGGGCAGATAAGTTCACTCATCCCTCTTATTCTTGCCGAGGATAAGGAGCAGGTGATCCAGACCAAGATGAACGCGATCATATCTGGAGAACCCTACGACCTTCAGTACCGGATCATCGATAAGCAGGGACGGGTCAGGATGATGAGCGAGAGGGGCAGACCTGTCTCTGATGAGTCAGGCAGAGTGGTCAGTATAGATGGGATTATTCAGGATATCACCGACCAACAGGATCAGGGGTGA
- a CDS encoding formate/nitrite transporter family protein, with product MVFHPPVQIIAKGAGAGKYKAGLEWWNMIIRGFMSGAYIAMGGALATVCSTAVADNLGAGFGQLILGAVFPVGLIITVLTGAELFTGDAMLAPLAAFIHKISWMSVINLWIWVYIGNLIGSLFYAYIMANGPFVTWNAAGVATVNAFGLKAVSIGIAKVSYFGVAGMWSAFLKGVGCNWLVNLAILLGICADDAVGKFFGIWFPIMAFVSTGFEHCVANMYFIPAGIMTSGYLNADQIANITPAKLATLNYVTMWTNNVIIVTIGNIVGGLLFVGVIYWIAFKKEIEALE from the coding sequence ATGGTATTTCATCCACCAGTGCAAATAATTGCAAAAGGAGCAGGAGCAGGCAAGTACAAAGCTGGCCTAGAGTGGTGGAACATGATCATCAGAGGATTCATGTCCGGAGCATACATCGCCATGGGAGGAGCCTTGGCGACCGTCTGTTCAACCGCCGTTGCCGACAACCTCGGTGCCGGTTTCGGCCAGCTCATTCTGGGAGCAGTGTTCCCTGTCGGACTTATTATCACCGTCCTTACCGGAGCAGAACTCTTCACCGGTGATGCAATGCTTGCACCTCTTGCAGCATTCATCCACAAGATCAGCTGGATGTCAGTCATCAACCTCTGGATCTGGGTGTATATCGGAAACCTGATCGGTTCGCTCTTCTATGCATATATCATGGCAAACGGACCGTTTGTCACATGGAATGCAGCAGGAGTTGCAACGGTTAACGCCTTCGGATTGAAAGCAGTGAGTATAGGTATAGCCAAGGTGAGTTACTTTGGTGTAGCAGGCATGTGGTCTGCGTTCCTGAAAGGAGTGGGCTGCAACTGGCTTGTGAACCTCGCTATTCTGCTCGGTATCTGCGCAGATGATGCAGTGGGCAAGTTCTTTGGAATCTGGTTCCCGATCATGGCCTTCGTTTCAACAGGGTTTGAACACTGTGTTGCTAACATGTACTTCATCCCTGCGGGTATCATGACTTCAGGTTACCTGAATGCAGACCAGATAGCAAATATCACCCCTGCAAAACTGGCAACGCTGAATTATGTGACTATGTGGACCAACAACGTCATCATCGTCACAATCGGAAACATCGTTGGTGGACTTCTCTTTGTTGGTGTGATCTACTGGATCGCATTCAAGAAAGAGATCGAAGCACTCGAGTAA